The Methylomicrobium agile genome has a segment encoding these proteins:
- a CDS encoding HEPN domain-containing protein, giving the protein MNSQALETFKHAIQDSTDLLKHFDALNTKPPPPDIEVLKRASLVMALAALETYFEDRIFEAVNAICAKGNADDPIQNFYLNSLEIDLKSFHSPSTDRVRQIFQKYLSLDVSDAWNWNNCDPAKAKAELNRLVKKRGDIAHRSLRPTNGEAQPKQHAVTRDDLRKHIHFITQIASTTDSFLAAKI; this is encoded by the coding sequence ATGAACTCACAAGCGCTCGAAACATTCAAGCACGCGATTCAGGACTCCACTGATCTCCTGAAGCACTTTGATGCCCTCAACACCAAGCCGCCACCGCCGGACATTGAAGTCCTGAAGCGCGCCAGTCTAGTGATGGCTCTCGCTGCCCTTGAAACCTACTTTGAAGATCGAATTTTCGAGGCGGTGAATGCAATCTGCGCCAAAGGCAATGCAGATGATCCCATCCAAAATTTCTACCTCAATTCGCTAGAAATTGACCTCAAGTCATTCCACAGTCCAAGCACTGACAGGGTTCGCCAGATATTCCAGAAGTATCTCTCACTCGACGTTTCAGATGCATGGAACTGGAACAATTGCGACCCAGCCAAGGCCAAAGCGGAGCTGAACCGGTTAGTCAAAAAGCGGGGAGACATTGCACACCGCTCTCTGCGTCCAACGAACGGTGAGGCCCAGCCAAAACAACACGCGGTGACTCGTGATGATCTACGCAAGCACATCCACTTCATCACTCAAATTGCCAGTACTACCGATAGTTTTCTGGCCGCGAAAATCTAA
- a CDS encoding BrnT family toxin has protein sequence MITYDETKRLANLQNHQIDFVGCEAIFDGFTLTREDRRTAYGELRFQTLGVWNGVVVFIVHTPRGDDDHIISIRKAEKHEERIYWQARNR, from the coding sequence ATGATCACTTACGACGAAACCAAACGCCTTGCCAACCTGCAAAACCATCAAATTGATTTTGTGGGTTGCGAAGCGATTTTCGATGGTTTTACCTTGACCCGCGAAGACCGGCGCACCGCCTACGGCGAACTGCGCTTTCAAACCTTGGGCGTTTGGAATGGCGTGGTGGTTTTTATCGTCCATACGCCACGCGGCGATGACGACCATATCATCTCCATCAGAAAGGCAGAAAAGCATGAAGAACGTATCTACTGGCAAGCCAGAAACCGTTAA
- a CDS encoding Rha family transcriptional regulator codes for MVLQVGKAFGFVVSDHKSNCIYKFIESQLIYIYNLLAVDIIAHRAYASPAAPHWAGGFGRPCSKGAKAMRRKSCGFFIASRFMAGGVWGSRKACRTLCPVDQPCTSSAARCLVAPCGGLTAAKELTMNTKDVPVAQSNTEVSGHIVVIDGQPTTTTQDIADVYGKQHAKVLAVVRQRMGEVPDEWRLANFGETVIERPNPSGGAPIKSPVIRMTKKGFHFVVGKFTSMKAVQHQIAFADEFERMESQLQGKATEGTKPLLPTDQFIQK; via the coding sequence ATGGTTTTGCAGGTTGGCAAGGCGTTTGGTTTCGTCGTAAGTGATCATAAATCAAATTGTATATACAAATTTATAGAAAGTCAATTAATTTATATCTACAATTTGCTGGCTGTTGACATTATCGCCCATCGGGCTTATGCTTCTCCCGCTGCCCCACATTGGGCAGGCGGGTTTGGTCGCCCGTGCAGCAAAGGCGCAAAAGCTATGCGCCGCAAGTCGTGTGGCTTTTTTATTGCCTCTCGTTTTATGGCGGGTGGCGTATGGGGAAGCCGTAAGGCTTGCCGGACCCTTTGCCCGGTCGACCAACCCTGTACGTCATCCGCCGCCCGTTGCTTGGTCGCTCCGTGCGGTGGTTTAACCGCAGCAAAGGAGTTAACCATGAACACCAAAGACGTGCCCGTCGCGCAATCCAATACCGAAGTTTCCGGCCATATCGTCGTTATCGACGGCCAACCGACCACAACCACCCAAGACATTGCCGACGTTTACGGCAAGCAACATGCGAAAGTGCTTGCAGTCGTTCGCCAGCGCATGGGAGAAGTACCCGATGAGTGGCGTCTCGCCAATTTCGGCGAGACGGTCATTGAACGGCCAAACCCTAGCGGCGGCGCGCCTATAAAATCCCCGGTCATCCGCATGACCAAGAAAGGCTTTCATTTTGTCGTCGGGAAATTCACCAGCATGAAAGCCGTGCAACATCAAATCGCCTTCGCCGATGAATTCGAGCGCATGGAAAGCCAACTGCAAGGCAAGGCCACAGAGGGAACTAAACCGCTTCTGCCCACTGACCAGTTCATCCAGAAGTAG
- a CDS encoding peptidylprolyl isomerase, producing the protein MKQFFIAFFLLHLLTVTGTARAEMLDTIVAIVEDDVVLERELEKESYIIAERMRSSNVAMPSASTLRHQVLEKLIIDKLQRQLAEKAGITVSDEMLNSSVTEIARNNNMSPDEFRNELISQGMAYKSFLDNVRNEIMINQLRAREIGARIKVTDREIEHYLDTQGKIGTESVQYRLGHILIAVKEGASASEIQTAQSKASDLVAKLRRGQDFTHTAVSNSDDDNALSGGDLGWRNLNEIPTLFADTAQKMAIGEVSEPIRSPSGFHIIKLIDSKGTDNHTVTKTEVRHILIKTNELIDDNEAKKRLLALKTRITDGDDFAALARAHSDDKGSALKGGSLGKVNPGDLVKEFEEAMNRLAVKEISDPVQTQFGWHLIQVLDRETKDNSEEHQKNLAREAIRKRKIEEETELWIRRIRDEAYVEIYEDRL; encoded by the coding sequence ATGAAACAGTTTTTTATTGCGTTTTTTCTGCTCCACCTTCTGACGGTAACCGGCACAGCCCGCGCCGAAATGCTCGACACGATCGTCGCGATCGTCGAGGATGACGTCGTATTGGAACGCGAACTGGAAAAAGAATCCTATATCATCGCAGAGCGGATGCGTTCGTCGAATGTCGCGATGCCGTCTGCGTCGACCTTGCGCCACCAGGTGCTGGAAAAATTGATCATCGACAAACTTCAGAGGCAGCTGGCCGAAAAAGCCGGCATTACGGTCAGCGACGAAATGCTGAACAGCTCGGTCACCGAAATCGCGCGCAACAACAACATGAGCCCCGACGAGTTCCGGAACGAACTGATCAGCCAGGGCATGGCCTATAAAAGCTTCCTGGACAATGTGCGCAACGAAATCATGATCAATCAGTTGCGCGCTCGCGAAATCGGCGCGCGGATCAAGGTTACCGACCGGGAAATCGAGCACTACCTCGACACCCAGGGCAAAATCGGCACTGAGTCGGTGCAATACCGTTTGGGACATATTCTGATCGCAGTGAAAGAAGGCGCATCCGCTTCCGAAATCCAAACCGCCCAAAGCAAGGCTTCCGACCTCGTCGCGAAGTTGCGCCGGGGCCAGGATTTTACCCATACCGCGGTCAGCAATTCGGACGACGACAATGCGTTATCCGGCGGCGATCTCGGCTGGCGCAATTTGAACGAGATTCCGACCCTTTTTGCGGATACCGCGCAAAAAATGGCCATCGGCGAGGTTTCCGAGCCGATACGCAGCCCGAGCGGCTTTCATATCATCAAGCTGATCGACTCGAAGGGAACCGACAATCATACGGTCACCAAAACCGAAGTCCGGCATATCCTGATCAAGACCAACGAATTGATTGACGATAACGAAGCGAAAAAACGCCTCTTGGCGCTAAAGACCCGCATTACCGATGGCGACGATTTCGCCGCGCTCGCGCGTGCGCATTCGGACGATAAAGGCTCTGCCCTGAAAGGCGGCTCTTTGGGCAAAGTCAATCCCGGTGATTTGGTCAAGGAGTTCGAGGAAGCCATGAACCGGCTTGCTGTCAAAGAAATCAGCGACCCCGTTCAAACCCAATTCGGCTGGCATCTGATTCAGGTGCTGGATCGCGAAACGAAAGACAATAGCGAAGAGCACCAGAAAAATCTGGCTCGCGAAGCGATACGCAAACGGAAAATCGAAGAAGAAACCGAGCTCTGGATTCGCCGAATTCGAGATGAAGCCTATGTCGAAATCTACGAGGACAGGCTCTAG
- the rimO gene encoding 30S ribosomal protein S12 methylthiotransferase RimO: MTAPNIGFISLGCPKALVDSERILTKLRSEGYTISPTYKDADLVVVNTCGFIDAAVEESLDSIGEAIAQNGRVIVTGCLGAREGEIRARHPEVLKVTGTHALEEVIASVHEHLPPPHDPFTSLVPPQGIKLTPRHYAYLKISEGCNHRCTFCIIPSMRGDLVSRPVDEVLREAERLALAGVKELLIVSQDTSAYGLDLKYRPFDWKGRQVRTRFYELAEALGELGIWIRMHYVYPYPHVDEVIPLMAEGKILPYLDIPFQHANSRILKLMKRPAASQNNLERIRAWREICPDITLRSTFIVGFPGETEEEFEELLQFLTDAQLDRIGCFAYSPVKGAAANDLPNAVPEAVKEERLARFMAHQAEISAARLQRRIGRVETVLVEEVVEEGAVARSKTDAPEIDGQVYIDGATHLKVGDLVQVELEEADDYDLWGRLI, encoded by the coding sequence ATGACTGCTCCGAATATTGGATTTATCAGCCTGGGCTGTCCGAAAGCGCTGGTCGACAGCGAGCGGATTCTGACCAAGCTGCGATCCGAAGGCTATACCATTTCGCCCACTTATAAAGACGCCGACCTAGTCGTCGTCAATACCTGCGGCTTTATCGATGCCGCAGTCGAGGAATCGCTGGACAGCATCGGCGAAGCGATCGCGCAAAACGGCCGGGTGATCGTGACCGGCTGCCTCGGCGCCCGGGAAGGCGAAATTCGCGCCAGACACCCCGAAGTTTTGAAAGTGACCGGCACGCATGCGCTGGAAGAAGTGATCGCCTCGGTGCACGAGCATTTGCCGCCACCGCACGATCCGTTTACCAGCCTAGTGCCGCCGCAAGGCATCAAACTGACGCCCCGGCACTATGCCTATCTGAAGATTTCGGAAGGCTGCAATCATCGCTGCACCTTCTGCATCATCCCGTCGATGCGCGGCGACCTGGTCAGCCGACCGGTCGACGAGGTGTTGCGCGAAGCCGAACGCCTAGCCCTGGCGGGCGTAAAGGAATTGCTGATCGTCTCGCAGGATACCAGCGCCTACGGACTGGATTTGAAATACCGGCCGTTCGACTGGAAAGGCCGGCAGGTGCGCACCCGTTTCTACGAACTGGCCGAAGCGCTCGGCGAACTGGGCATCTGGATACGGATGCATTATGTCTATCCCTATCCGCATGTCGATGAAGTGATCCCGCTGATGGCCGAAGGCAAAATCCTGCCCTACCTGGACATTCCGTTCCAGCATGCGAACAGCCGGATCCTGAAACTGATGAAGCGCCCGGCAGCCAGCCAGAACAATCTGGAACGGATCAGGGCCTGGCGCGAAATCTGCCCGGACATTACTCTACGCAGCACGTTTATCGTCGGCTTTCCGGGCGAAACCGAGGAAGAATTCGAGGAACTGCTGCAATTCTTGACCGACGCCCAGCTCGACCGGATCGGCTGCTTCGCTTATTCGCCGGTCAAGGGCGCAGCCGCAAACGATTTGCCGAACGCGGTGCCGGAAGCGGTCAAGGAAGAACGCCTGGCGCGATTCATGGCGCATCAAGCGGAGATCAGCGCCGCCCGCCTGCAACGGCGGATCGGACGGGTGGAAACCGTGCTGGTCGAGGAAGTGGTCGAAGAAGGCGCGGTCGCCCGCAGCAAGACGGACGCACCGGAAATCGACGGCCAAGTCTATATCGACGGCGCCACGCATCTCAAGGTCGGCGATTTGGTGCAGGTCGAACTGGAAGAAGCGGACGATTACGATTTATGGGGCCGGCTGATATGA
- a CDS encoding aminoglycoside phosphotransferase family protein has product MIEDLRIMALLDWLRHDLLMTIASCEPASSDASFRRYFRVEGPEGRFVVMDAPPERENVAAFIKVNRLLKGAGVHVPEIFAQNPEDGFLLLEDFGSHDFLSRVSPESAEWLYREALDALFRLQTGTSISACGLPVYDHALLARELGIFDEWFLGRWLDVEMPAKVRESLHEKLIASALEQPRICVHRDYHSRNLMILEADSPGVLDFQDAVVGPVTYDLVSLLRDCYVAWPERRVDDWMSGYYRRLLGARLIDCSLERFRRWFDWMGMQRHLKAIGIFARLNLRDGKPGYLKDIPRTLNYVLAQADAYPEFAEFGDFLRTQVLPLQETAA; this is encoded by the coding sequence ATGATTGAAGATTTGCGAATCATGGCCCTGCTCGACTGGCTCCGGCATGATCTTTTGATGACGATAGCCAGTTGCGAACCGGCCTCCAGCGATGCCAGCTTCCGGCGCTACTTCAGGGTCGAAGGGCCGGAAGGCCGGTTCGTCGTGATGGATGCGCCGCCCGAGAGGGAAAACGTGGCGGCATTCATCAAAGTCAACCGTCTGCTCAAAGGGGCCGGTGTCCATGTGCCGGAAATCTTCGCACAAAATCCGGAAGACGGTTTTCTGCTGCTCGAAGATTTCGGGAGCCACGATTTTCTGAGCCGGGTAAGCCCGGAGAGCGCCGAATGGCTGTACCGGGAGGCGCTGGACGCTCTGTTCCGGCTGCAGACGGGAACGTCGATTTCGGCCTGCGGCCTGCCGGTTTACGATCACGCGCTGCTGGCCCGCGAGCTGGGCATCTTCGACGAGTGGTTTCTGGGGCGGTGGCTCGATGTCGAGATGCCGGCGAAAGTGCGCGAATCTCTGCACGAAAAGCTGATCGCCTCGGCGCTGGAGCAGCCGCGCATCTGCGTGCACCGCGATTACCATTCGCGCAATCTGATGATACTGGAGGCGGATTCGCCCGGCGTACTGGACTTTCAGGATGCGGTAGTCGGGCCGGTCACTTACGATCTGGTGTCGCTGCTCAGGGATTGCTATGTCGCCTGGCCCGAGCGACGGGTCGATGACTGGATGAGCGGCTACTACCGGCGCTTGCTCGGCGCCCGGCTGATCGATTGCAGCCTTGAGCGGTTCCGGCGCTGGTTCGACTGGATGGGCATGCAGCGCCATTTGAAAGCGATCGGTATCTTTGCGCGCTTGAATCTGCGCGACGGCAAGCCGGGCTATTTGAAAGACATCCCGCGGACGCTGAATTATGTATTGGCGCAGGCCGATGCTTATCCGGAATTTGCCGAATTCGGCGATTTTTTGCGGACGCAGGTTTTGCCCTTGCAGGAGACGGCCGCATGA
- a CDS encoding dodecin — protein sequence MSDHVYKKIELTGSSTAGLQEAIENAIARASQTIQNMRWFEVVETRGHIENGKIAHWQVTIKVGFSLIE from the coding sequence ATGAGCGACCATGTCTATAAAAAAATCGAATTGACCGGTTCATCGACGGCCGGCCTGCAGGAGGCGATCGAGAACGCGATTGCCCGCGCTTCGCAAACGATCCAGAACATGCGCTGGTTCGAAGTGGTCGAAACGCGCGGGCATATCGAAAACGGCAAAATCGCGCACTGGCAGGTTACGATCAAAGTCGGTTTTTCGCTGATCGAGTAA
- the lptD gene encoding LPS-assembly protein LptD has protein sequence MHFCFILFFFAFLPTTGFAEDAVWNCHQDKNSKEWVCTGEKASPAAIPEEKDEPLAQQPPVSTTPAAQPEVKETAVSEPAPAPAPVHETVAEAESQPKAIAEKKIPVKSTVRKAVPVKKNLQQEDTRQAGWHCKTAEGGQDWNCNLTGPDPKGQPHVVSTEATGFSMLDPAFDAKQEQIFANLRSNLKYDPWAHCSIEPGAAPVFTPRSPLRDVSPLDVNADYGEVFENEISSYRGNVEITRADQHSFSNTAQYDTVSQTLDLQGEVYYSEDNLSIYSNSASLKLAQDQATLRNVEFINPSAPLRGRASAAYRESKVLSRYKDVAYTTCPPGNTDWVLHASDLKLNDATGKGAVKNAWLEFKGTPVFYSPYLSFPVDNRRLSGFLAPTFGSTQLSGFHFSAPYYWNIAPNYDATLRPRYFTKRGIMLAGDFRLLTPYSNSKLGLEFLPNDKLRDTSRFLGSLKNTSHFGPYVSSNMDLNYVSDKEYFGELGNALSFPNFSHIRSIADLGYRNPGIGVSLVGRVENYQTIDKTLTGYNRPYRRLPEIDLNLDHTFDFMPLTANLDSEYVNFNHDDLVNAQRVNVKPSISAPLQAEWGFLTPKVSVQHTDYQLTEKSFVPPPNVVPASWSNTVTRTLPIFSLDSGLTFERELGKADSSMKHTLEPRLFYLYIPKKDQNDIPLFDTSLYDIWFSNLFRENRFSGTDRIQDANQITMALTTRLIDSETGLEKMKLNIGQIIYFRDREVTAPLRIRNLPDFVTIPEQGFQMPVETDRVSPLIAELSSQFSDHWSGETGIQWNPENNDIVRGKAILHFMNKAEKILNLGFHYRRTDLVERTLLANSSIWGPSVQAYNAALPSGTPSYNPLTDPNVLHSTDLVQSDISFRWPLFNDWYAVGRWQYSWLYNKTQETFLGVEKENCCWRFRLIGRRYTNNINTVNSSVQQLAEGTSQSGLFFQVELKGLTGLGESLDQFFEQSIFGYQKPTQ, from the coding sequence ATGCATTTTTGCTTTATCCTGTTTTTTTTCGCATTCCTGCCGACTACGGGTTTTGCGGAGGATGCCGTCTGGAATTGCCATCAGGACAAAAACAGCAAGGAATGGGTTTGTACCGGCGAAAAAGCCTCTCCCGCCGCCATTCCGGAAGAGAAAGACGAACCGTTAGCGCAACAACCCCCAGTGTCAACGACGCCCGCCGCCCAACCCGAGGTAAAAGAAACTGCGGTCAGCGAACCGGCCCCGGCCCCGGCTCCTGTTCATGAAACGGTCGCCGAAGCCGAATCTCAGCCTAAAGCAATCGCCGAAAAAAAGATTCCGGTCAAGTCGACGGTGCGCAAGGCCGTCCCCGTCAAGAAAAACCTGCAGCAGGAAGATACCCGGCAGGCCGGCTGGCATTGTAAAACCGCCGAAGGCGGCCAAGACTGGAATTGTAACCTGACCGGACCCGATCCGAAGGGGCAGCCGCATGTCGTGAGTACCGAAGCCACCGGATTCAGCATGTTGGATCCTGCGTTCGACGCCAAACAGGAGCAGATTTTTGCCAACCTGAGATCAAACCTGAAATACGACCCTTGGGCTCATTGCAGCATCGAGCCGGGTGCGGCGCCGGTATTTACGCCGCGCAGCCCTTTACGCGACGTATCGCCGCTGGATGTCAATGCCGATTACGGCGAAGTCTTCGAAAACGAAATCAGCAGTTACCGGGGCAACGTCGAAATTACTCGCGCCGACCAGCATTCGTTTTCGAACACCGCACAATACGACACCGTATCGCAAACGCTCGATCTGCAAGGCGAGGTATACTACAGCGAGGACAATCTATCGATTTACAGCAATTCCGCCAGCCTGAAACTGGCCCAGGACCAGGCGACATTGAGAAACGTAGAGTTCATCAATCCGTCCGCGCCGCTCAGAGGCCGCGCCTCGGCGGCGTACCGGGAAAGCAAGGTACTGTCGCGCTATAAAGATGTCGCCTATACGACTTGCCCGCCCGGAAATACGGACTGGGTACTGCATGCTTCCGACCTGAAATTGAACGACGCAACCGGCAAGGGCGCCGTCAAGAATGCCTGGCTCGAATTCAAGGGAACGCCGGTTTTCTATTCACCTTACCTGTCGTTTCCTGTCGACAACAGACGTTTATCGGGTTTTCTTGCGCCCACTTTCGGCAGTACACAGCTCAGCGGCTTTCACTTCTCCGCCCCTTATTACTGGAATATCGCGCCTAATTATGATGCGACTCTCAGGCCCCGCTATTTCACGAAGCGCGGCATCATGCTGGCGGGCGATTTCAGGCTTCTGACCCCCTACTCGAACAGCAAACTGGGACTGGAATTTTTACCCAACGACAAACTTCGCGACACCTCGCGTTTTCTCGGATCGCTCAAGAACACCAGCCATTTCGGCCCGTATGTCAGTTCGAACATGGACTTGAATTATGTTTCGGACAAAGAATATTTCGGCGAGCTCGGCAACGCGCTCAGCTTCCCCAATTTCAGCCATATCAGAAGCATCGCCGATCTGGGTTACCGCAATCCGGGCATAGGCGTCTCTCTGGTGGGCCGCGTCGAGAACTATCAGACAATCGACAAAACCTTGACCGGTTACAATCGCCCCTATCGGCGTCTGCCCGAGATCGATCTGAACCTTGACCATACCTTCGACTTCATGCCGCTGACTGCCAACCTGGACAGCGAATATGTAAACTTCAACCATGATGATCTGGTCAACGCTCAGCGCGTCAATGTCAAGCCGTCGATCAGCGCGCCGCTGCAAGCCGAATGGGGTTTTTTGACGCCCAAGGTTTCGGTACAGCATACCGATTATCAACTTACTGAAAAAAGCTTTGTTCCCCCGCCCAATGTCGTGCCTGCGAGTTGGTCAAACACGGTTACCCGCACTTTACCGATCTTTTCCTTAGACAGCGGGTTAACCTTCGAGAGGGAACTGGGCAAGGCCGACTCGTCCATGAAGCATACGCTTGAACCCCGGCTTTTTTATTTATATATTCCGAAAAAAGATCAAAACGACATTCCTTTATTCGATACATCGCTCTACGATATATGGTTCAGCAATCTATTCAGGGAGAACCGCTTCAGCGGTACCGATCGGATACAGGACGCGAATCAAATTACGATGGCGCTGACAACCCGGTTGATCGATTCAGAAACCGGCCTGGAAAAAATGAAATTGAATATCGGCCAAATCATTTACTTCCGGGACCGCGAAGTCACCGCACCGCTCAGAATCCGGAACTTGCCCGATTTCGTGACAATTCCGGAACAAGGGTTTCAAATGCCGGTCGAAACGGACCGCGTGTCGCCGCTGATCGCCGAACTCAGCAGCCAGTTCTCGGATCATTGGTCCGGAGAAACGGGCATTCAGTGGAACCCGGAGAACAATGACATCGTCAGAGGCAAGGCGATTTTGCATTTTATGAACAAAGCCGAGAAAATTCTGAACCTTGGCTTCCATTATCGGCGAACCGATCTGGTAGAACGCACCTTGCTTGCGAACAGCTCCATTTGGGGCCCTTCCGTACAAGCCTACAATGCAGCGCTCCCTTCCGGCACGCCTTCCTATAATCCGCTGACGGACCCAAACGTACTGCACAGTACGGACCTGGTGCAGAGCGACATCAGTTTTCGCTGGCCGTTGTTCAATGATTGGTATGCCGTCGGCCGCTGGCAATATTCCTGGCTTTATAATAAAACGCAGGAAACTTTTTTGGGCGTCGAGAAGGAAAACTGCTGCTGGCGTTTTCGTCTGATCGGCCGCCGTTACACCAATAACATCAATACGGTCAACAGCTCGGTTCAACAGCTCGCCGAAGGCACCAGTCAATCGGGTCTTTTTTTCCAGGTAGAACTCAAGGGATTGACCGGCCTAGGGGAAAGCCTCGACCAATTCTTTGAACAAAGTATTTTCGGCTATCAAAAGCCGACCCAATAA
- a CDS encoding DbpA RNA binding domain-containing protein yields the protein MNDTPKTGLPAGLDRQLQQIIALEDLEAQRAHLKRLCEAGSGVDLLDCAAALLFLLQSPASLPDKAGDALQPQRTQPLRQQPIPQHLKMVRYRLDVGRQHQITVEELKKMLVEESGVDKNNITHVDIQDFHTLIELPDEMPPDIFQHLKTVEINHQKLGIRRVKNRRAKKHGKPRYGRNRQPIARQQPEAAGFPGKN from the coding sequence ATGAACGATACCCCAAAAACCGGCCTGCCCGCAGGATTGGACAGACAATTACAGCAGATTATCGCTCTCGAAGATCTCGAAGCTCAGCGCGCCCATCTGAAGAGGCTCTGCGAAGCCGGCAGCGGAGTCGATCTTCTGGATTGCGCCGCTGCCCTGCTGTTTCTGCTGCAATCCCCGGCAAGCCTTCCGGATAAGGCCGGTGATGCGCTCCAGCCCCAGCGGACTCAGCCCTTGCGGCAACAACCTATTCCCCAGCATCTGAAAATGGTGCGCTATCGGCTTGATGTTGGGCGCCAGCATCAGATTACAGTGGAAGAGCTCAAGAAAATGCTGGTTGAAGAGTCGGGGGTCGATAAGAACAATATTACCCATGTCGACATTCAGGATTTCCATACGCTGATCGAACTGCCCGATGAAATGCCGCCGGACATTTTTCAGCATCTGAAAACGGTCGAAATCAACCATCAAAAACTGGGCATTCGGCGGGTAAAAAATCGGCGTGCGAAAAAACACGGCAAGCCTCGTTACGGGCGCAATCGCCAGCCGATTGCCCGACAACAGCCTGAAGCGGCCGGCTTCCCAGGTAAAAACTGA
- a CDS encoding BrnA antitoxin family protein: protein MKNVSTGKPETVNLTDWDAVSAQTDADITHDSDSPATVPDDWAAAFVCHNAGELHAETTRRKRGANKRPTKEQVAIRFDADVLAAFRATGRGWQTRMNEALKEWLREHAT, encoded by the coding sequence ATGAAGAACGTATCTACTGGCAAGCCAGAAACCGTTAATCTGACCGACTGGGACGCGGTATCGGCACAGACGGACGCGGACATTACCCACGACAGCGACAGCCCGGCAACCGTGCCCGATGATTGGGCGGCTGCGTTTGTGTGCCATAACGCCGGCGAATTGCACGCGGAAACCACGCGACGCAAACGCGGCGCCAACAAACGCCCCACCAAGGAACAAGTGGCAATTCGCTTCGACGCCGACGTGTTGGCCGCGTTCCGCGCCACTGGACGCGGCTGGCAAACGCGCATGAACGAGGCGCTGAAAGAGTGGCTGCGCGAGCACGCGACGTAA
- the murU gene encoding N-acetylmuramate alpha-1-phosphate uridylyltransferase MurU, whose amino-acid sequence MKAMILAAGRGERMRPLTDRTPKPLLKVAGKALIEHTLGRLVEAGFTEIVINHAHLGEQIEAALGDGERYGASIRYSPEGEQALETAGGIVNALPLLGNEPFLVVNGDIATDFPFDMLHAVPVDLAHLVLVDNPAHHPRGDFGLDGQGRVVEDGEEPFTFSGIGIYHPALFEHVPPGASKLGPLLRRAISRQRVSGRKYGGFWMDVGTPERLQTLDSYYFQTGVFP is encoded by the coding sequence ATGAAGGCGATGATTTTGGCCGCGGGCCGGGGCGAGCGCATGCGCCCCCTGACCGACCGCACGCCGAAGCCGCTCTTGAAGGTGGCCGGAAAAGCGCTGATCGAACATACGCTCGGCCGATTGGTCGAGGCCGGATTTACCGAGATCGTGATCAATCACGCGCATCTCGGAGAACAGATCGAAGCGGCGCTCGGCGACGGGGAGCGCTACGGCGCAAGCATCCGTTATTCTCCCGAAGGCGAGCAGGCGCTCGAAACCGCCGGCGGCATCGTCAATGCATTGCCGCTGCTGGGGAATGAACCGTTCCTGGTTGTGAACGGCGACATCGCGACCGATTTTCCGTTCGACATGCTGCATGCCGTGCCGGTCGATCTGGCGCATTTGGTTCTGGTCGACAACCCCGCGCATCATCCCAGGGGCGACTTCGGCCTGGACGGGCAGGGCAGGGTTGTGGAAGACGGCGAGGAACCGTTTACTTTCAGCGGAATCGGCATTTATCATCCCGCTTTGTTCGAGCATGTGCCGCCGGGCGCCAGCAAGCTCGGTCCGCTGTTGCGCCGGGCGATTTCCCGGCAGCGGGTGTCGGGGCGGAAATATGGCGGGTTCTGGATGGATGTCGGAACTCCCGAGCGGCTACAGACTCTCGATAGTTATTATTTTCAAACAGGAGTATTCCCATGA
- a CDS encoding SRPBCC family protein: protein MSDFSLTTRWLIPAPVERVWAPLVATENWPGWWDYVAMVDETAPGNSLGIDNVRRYLWRTCLPYDLAFELRVTQLHPYRAITVEVTGDLIGIGDCSLTYRENEAATELIFIWNVSLAKSWMKLLAGVARPVFVWNHRRVMKNGEAGLIRHLTGRSELSL from the coding sequence ATGTCCGATTTTTCGCTCACGACGCGCTGGTTGATTCCCGCCCCGGTCGAAAGGGTGTGGGCGCCTCTGGTTGCAACCGAGAATTGGCCGGGCTGGTGGGATTATGTGGCGATGGTGGACGAGACGGCGCCGGGTAATTCATTGGGTATCGACAATGTCAGGCGGTATCTCTGGCGGACCTGTTTGCCTTACGATCTGGCGTTCGAATTGCGGGTCACTCAACTGCATCCTTACCGTGCGATCACTGTCGAAGTCACCGGCGACCTGATCGGCATCGGCGATTGCTCGCTGACCTATCGGGAGAACGAGGCGGCGACCGAGCTGATCTTTATCTGGAACGTCTCGCTCGCCAAATCATGGATGAAGCTGTTGGCGGGAGTCGCCAGGCCGGTATTTGTATGGAATCATCGGCGTGTGATGAAAAACGGGGAAGCGGGCCTGATCCGCCATTTAACTGGGCGTTCGGAATTATCTTTATGA